A single region of the Drosophila miranda strain MSH22 chromosome 2, D.miranda_PacBio2.1, whole genome shotgun sequence genome encodes:
- the LOC108155993 gene encoding uncharacterized protein LOC108155993 codes for MRFLIFLVLGTVLALAQARTLRGSNESRDESQELSPSWTHRHSSVWPCDVADHPQAYVLMHKVEKRLERIDSETTKKQIVEYVTDQLRQCKSHNNMDEHCVKRSIGYAMSFINHQKEQAKRF; via the coding sequence ATGCGCTTTCTGATTTTCTTAGTACTCGGCACGGTCCTGGCGTTGGCCCAGGCACGGACTCTGCGCGGATCGAATGAATCGCGAGATGAGTCCCAGGAGCTGAGCCCCAGCTGGACGCACAGACACTCCTCGGTGTGGCCCTGCGATGTGGCCGACCATCCCCAGGCCTATGTGCTGATGCACAAGGTGGAGAAGCGCCTGGAGCGCATCGATAGCGAGACCACCAAGAAGCAGATTGTGGAGTACGTGACGGACCAGCTGCGTCAGTGCAAGTCGCACAACAACATGGACGAGCACTGCGTGAAGCGGTCCATTGGCTATGCCATGTCCTTCATCAACCACCAGAAGGAGCAGGCGAAACGATTCTG
- the LOC108155990 gene encoding ADP-ribosylation factor-like protein 3 isoform X1, translating to MCFNGSFSLIRKLLPPRAEEPCLLVLGLDNAGKSSLTGSLADKLGDSVRCHGRLKNRQLWANYYKNVRGLIFVIDSKDTARLSEARCVLCDVLLDERVRNVPLLIVANKQDALGAMSSRLMVDLMGLSRLEGREWIIQECSVTTGSGIQTFYRASSVGFPRIYESDRINHSFIEL from the exons ATGTGCTTTAACGGCTCCTTTTCGCTCATTCGCAAACTCCTGCCTCCAAGGGCCGAGGAGCCCTGTCTCCTCGTCTTGGGACTGGACAATGCTGGCAAATCATCTCTGACCGGAAGCCTAGCTGACAAATTGGGCGACAGTGTAAGGTGTCACGGACGGCTGAAAAACCGACAGCTCTGGGCCAACTATTACAAGAATGTCAGGGGCTTG ATCTTTGTCATCGACAGCAAGGATACGGCCCGGCTGAGCGAGGCTCGTTGCGTGCTCTGTGATGTTCTGCTGGATGAGCGAGTACGGAATGTCCCACTGCTGATTGTGGCCAACAAACAGGACGCCTTGGGTGCCATGTCCAGCCGCCTTATGGTCGATTTGATGGGTCTGAGCCGCTTGGAGGGACGCGAGTGGATCATACAAGAGTGTTCGGTGACGACAGGCAGCGGTATTCAG ACGTTTTACAGGGCATCATCGGTTGGATTTCCAAGAATATACGAAAGTGATCGTATAAACCATTCGTTCATTGAGCTATAA
- the LOC108155990 gene encoding ADP-ribosylation factor-like protein 3 isoform X2, with protein MCFNGSFSLIRKLLPPRAEEPCLLVLGLDNAGKSSLTGSLADKLGDSVRCHGRLKNRQLWANYYKNVRGLIFVIDSKDTARLSEARCVLCDVLLDERVRNVPLLIVANKQDALGAMSSRLMVDLMGLSRLEGREWIIQECSVTTGSGIQGIIGWISKNIRK; from the exons ATGTGCTTTAACGGCTCCTTTTCGCTCATTCGCAAACTCCTGCCTCCAAGGGCCGAGGAGCCCTGTCTCCTCGTCTTGGGACTGGACAATGCTGGCAAATCATCTCTGACCGGAAGCCTAGCTGACAAATTGGGCGACAGTGTAAGGTGTCACGGACGGCTGAAAAACCGACAGCTCTGGGCCAACTATTACAAGAATGTCAGGGGCTTG ATCTTTGTCATCGACAGCAAGGATACGGCCCGGCTGAGCGAGGCTCGTTGCGTGCTCTGTGATGTTCTGCTGGATGAGCGAGTACGGAATGTCCCACTGCTGATTGTGGCCAACAAACAGGACGCCTTGGGTGCCATGTCCAGCCGCCTTATGGTCGATTTGATGGGTCTGAGCCGCTTGGAGGGACGCGAGTGGATCATACAAGAGTGTTCGGTGACGACAGGCAGCGGTATTCAG GGCATCATCGGTTGGATTTCCAAGAATATACGAAAGTGA
- the LOC108155988 gene encoding ADP-ribosylation factor-like protein 3 isoform X1 — MGAILFCCAIISITIGGGGLLSLLRKLRPNPEKEARILLLGLDNAGKTTILKQLASEDITTVRMKKKQKRFCFSPKIRSEPLQVTPTAGFNIKSVAADGFKLNVWDIGGQWKIRPYWKNYFANTDVLIYVIDCTDRARLPEAGSELFEMLMDNRLKQVPLLVFANKQDMPDAMTASEVAERMNLVQLQGRTWEIKACTAVNGTGLKEGMDWVCQNMKK, encoded by the exons ATGGGAGCGATTTTATTTTGCTGCGCGATCATATCTATTACCATCGGTGGTGGT GGACTGCTTTCGCTGCTACGCAAACTGCGCCCCAATCCGGAAAAGGAGGCACGAATTCTGCTCCTTGGCCTGGACAATGCGGGCAAGACCACGATTCTGAAGCAACTGGCGTCGGAGGATATAACAACGGTTCGTATGAAAAAGAAACAGAAGCGTTTCTGTTTTTCCCCAAAAATAAGGAGTGAACCCCTGCAGGTAACGCCCACGGCCGGCTTTAACATCAAGTCCGTGGCAGCCGATGGGTTCAAGCTCAATGTGTGGGACATTGGCGGCCAGTGGAAGATCCGTCCCTATTGGAAAAACTACTTTGCCAATACCGATGTCCTG ATCTACGTGATTGACTGCACGGATCGGGCCCGTTTGCCGGAGGCGGGCAGCGAACTGTTCGAAATGCTGATGGACAATCGCCTCAAGCAGGTGCCTTTGCTGGTCTTTGCCAACAAACAAGATATGCCCGATGCCATGACTGCATCCGAAGTGGCCGAGAGAATGAACTTGGTCCAGCTCCAGGGGCGCACCTGGGAGATTAAGGCTTGCACTGCGGTCAATGGCACTGGCCTGAAGGAGGGAATGGACTGGGTGTGCCAGAACATGAAGAAATAA
- the LOC108155988 gene encoding ADP-ribosylation factor-like protein 3 isoform X3 — MGAILFCCAIISITIGGGGLLSLLRKLRPNPEKEARILLLGLDNAGKTTILKQLASEDITTVTPTAGFNIKSVAADGFKLNVWDIGGQWKIRPYWKNYFANTDVLIYVIDCTDRARLPEAGSELFEMLMDNRLKQVPLLVFANKQDMPDAMTASEVAERMNLVQLQGRTWEIKACTAVNGTGLKEGMDWVCQNMKK; from the exons ATGGGAGCGATTTTATTTTGCTGCGCGATCATATCTATTACCATCGGTGGTGGT GGACTGCTTTCGCTGCTACGCAAACTGCGCCCCAATCCGGAAAAGGAGGCACGAATTCTGCTCCTTGGCCTGGACAATGCGGGCAAGACCACGATTCTGAAGCAACTGGCGTCGGAGGATATAACAACG GTAACGCCCACGGCCGGCTTTAACATCAAGTCCGTGGCAGCCGATGGGTTCAAGCTCAATGTGTGGGACATTGGCGGCCAGTGGAAGATCCGTCCCTATTGGAAAAACTACTTTGCCAATACCGATGTCCTG ATCTACGTGATTGACTGCACGGATCGGGCCCGTTTGCCGGAGGCGGGCAGCGAACTGTTCGAAATGCTGATGGACAATCGCCTCAAGCAGGTGCCTTTGCTGGTCTTTGCCAACAAACAAGATATGCCCGATGCCATGACTGCATCCGAAGTGGCCGAGAGAATGAACTTGGTCCAGCTCCAGGGGCGCACCTGGGAGATTAAGGCTTGCACTGCGGTCAATGGCACTGGCCTGAAGGAGGGAATGGACTGGGTGTGCCAGAACATGAAGAAATAA
- the LOC108155988 gene encoding ADP-ribosylation factor-like protein 3 isoform X2: MGLLSLLRKLRPNPEKEARILLLGLDNAGKTTILKQLASEDITTVRMKKKQKRFCFSPKIRSEPLQVTPTAGFNIKSVAADGFKLNVWDIGGQWKIRPYWKNYFANTDVLIYVIDCTDRARLPEAGSELFEMLMDNRLKQVPLLVFANKQDMPDAMTASEVAERMNLVQLQGRTWEIKACTAVNGTGLKEGMDWVCQNMKK; this comes from the exons ATG GGACTGCTTTCGCTGCTACGCAAACTGCGCCCCAATCCGGAAAAGGAGGCACGAATTCTGCTCCTTGGCCTGGACAATGCGGGCAAGACCACGATTCTGAAGCAACTGGCGTCGGAGGATATAACAACGGTTCGTATGAAAAAGAAACAGAAGCGTTTCTGTTTTTCCCCAAAAATAAGGAGTGAACCCCTGCAGGTAACGCCCACGGCCGGCTTTAACATCAAGTCCGTGGCAGCCGATGGGTTCAAGCTCAATGTGTGGGACATTGGCGGCCAGTGGAAGATCCGTCCCTATTGGAAAAACTACTTTGCCAATACCGATGTCCTG ATCTACGTGATTGACTGCACGGATCGGGCCCGTTTGCCGGAGGCGGGCAGCGAACTGTTCGAAATGCTGATGGACAATCGCCTCAAGCAGGTGCCTTTGCTGGTCTTTGCCAACAAACAAGATATGCCCGATGCCATGACTGCATCCGAAGTGGCCGAGAGAATGAACTTGGTCCAGCTCCAGGGGCGCACCTGGGAGATTAAGGCTTGCACTGCGGTCAATGGCACTGGCCTGAAGGAGGGAATGGACTGGGTGTGCCAGAACATGAAGAAATAA
- the LOC108155986 gene encoding RCC1 domain-containing protein 1 isoform X1 has translation MRQLLFTGFNAFGQHEFVNSPHDERAASASAVCAGFSELNAHDGGNSNSNSKKNQCTISIAWRYTAYALDRKLRLRGLLETEPGDCVEVEAPGEIKALAAGDSHCLVLLYTGELYKIQPKLEATLQAIRLESPPRPSTATKRTIFGAAKAPAPPIIEHIACGTNINVAISSENAVYSIPSCLHQFPDRQWRVQQLECGHEHALLLNGNGDVYTWGNGLRGQLGQMALGVEETPQLIEALAGIKITGIAAGGWHSAAISAFGDLYTWGLNCSGQLGMRVMKPGGLLKEPTVYPLPQLHDLPECCCSSRENESGDDEGVCEPLRVFAGSRHTLLLRRCGRLWASGWCIHGQLGKQLCEQNFLDSFQALDGVGVDLDFVNGLCGPWATLLVVTAKQKKSVSSADAIS, from the exons ATGCGACAGTTACTATTTACGGGCTTCAACGCATTTGGCCAGCATGAATTTGTAAACAGCCCCCACGACGAGCGCgctgccagtgccagtgcagTGTGTGCAGGCTTTAGTG AATTAAATGCGCACGAcggcggcaacagcaacagcaacagcaaaaagaATCAGTGCACGATCTCGATCGCTTGGCGTTACACTGCCTATGCCCTAGACCGGAAGTTGCGACTGCGGGGCCTGCTCGAGACGGAGCCAGGCGATTGCGTGGAAGTGGAAGCCCCTggagagataaaagcattggCCGCTGGCGACTCGCACTGCCTGGTTCTGCTGTACACTGGCGAACTGTACAAAATTCAGCCCAAATTGGAGGCGACTTTGCAAGCGATACGACTGGAAAGTCCCCCCAGACCAAGTACGGCAACGAAGCGGACTATTTTCGGGGCGGCCAAGGCTCCAGCACCTCCCATTATCGAGCACATTGCCTGCGGAACGAACATCAATGTGGCAATCAGCTCTGAAAATGCGGTCTACTCCATACCCAGTTGCCTGCATCAGTTTCCCGATCGCCAGTGGCGAGTCCAGCAGCTGGAATGTGGACATGAGCATGCCCTGCTTCTCAATGGCAACGGCGACGTATACACCTGGGGAAATGGTCT TCGCGGTCAGTTGGGACAAATGGCGCTAGGAGTGGAAGAAACGCCCCAATTGATAGAGGCGCTAGCGGGGATCAAG ATAACTGGCATTGCTGCCGGCGGATGGCACAGTGCGGCTATATCCGCATTCGGAGATCTCTACACTTGGGGGCTCAACTGCAGCGGCCAACTTGGCATGCGCGTTATGAAACCCGGTGGCTTGCTGAAGGAGCCCACCGTGTATCCCCTACCACAGCTGCATGATCTGCCCGagtgctgctgctccagcagagAGAACGAGAGTGGGGATGATGAAGGCGTCTGTGAGCCTCTCAGAGTTTTCGCCGGCTCTCGTCACACTCTGCTGCTTCGGCGGTGTGGGAGGCTATGGGCTAGTGGCTGGTGCATACACGGTCAGTTGGGCAAGCAACTGTGTGAGCAGAACTTTTTGGACTCATTCCAAGCTCTAGATGGAGTTGGTGTAGACCTCGATTTCGTCAACGGCCTATGCGGGCCTTGGGCAACGCTGCTCGTGGTGACGGCGAAGCAAAAGAAGAGTGTTTCCTCTGCTGATGCCATTTCTTGA
- the LOC108155986 gene encoding uncharacterized protein LOC108155986 isoform X2, producing the protein MRQLLFTGFNAFGQHEFVNSPHDERAASASAVCAGFSELNAHDGGNSNSNSKKNQCTISIAWRYTAYALDRKLRLRGLLETEPGDCVEVEAPGEIKALAAGDSHCLVLLYTGELYKIQPKLEATLQAIRLESPPRPSTATKRTIFGAAKAPAPPIIEHIACGTNINVAISSENAVYSIPSCLHQFPDRQWRVQQLECGHEHALLLNGNGDVYTWGNVAVSWDKWR; encoded by the exons ATGCGACAGTTACTATTTACGGGCTTCAACGCATTTGGCCAGCATGAATTTGTAAACAGCCCCCACGACGAGCGCgctgccagtgccagtgcagTGTGTGCAGGCTTTAGTG AATTAAATGCGCACGAcggcggcaacagcaacagcaacagcaaaaagaATCAGTGCACGATCTCGATCGCTTGGCGTTACACTGCCTATGCCCTAGACCGGAAGTTGCGACTGCGGGGCCTGCTCGAGACGGAGCCAGGCGATTGCGTGGAAGTGGAAGCCCCTggagagataaaagcattggCCGCTGGCGACTCGCACTGCCTGGTTCTGCTGTACACTGGCGAACTGTACAAAATTCAGCCCAAATTGGAGGCGACTTTGCAAGCGATACGACTGGAAAGTCCCCCCAGACCAAGTACGGCAACGAAGCGGACTATTTTCGGGGCGGCCAAGGCTCCAGCACCTCCCATTATCGAGCACATTGCCTGCGGAACGAACATCAATGTGGCAATCAGCTCTGAAAATGCGGTCTACTCCATACCCAGTTGCCTGCATCAGTTTCCCGATCGCCAGTGGCGAGTCCAGCAGCTGGAATGTGGACATGAGCATGCCCTGCTTCTCAATGGCAACGGCGACGTATACACCTGGGGAAATG TCGCGGTCAGTTGGGACAAATGGCGCTAG
- the LOC108155992 gene encoding Golgi-associated plant pathogenesis-related protein 1-like, whose protein sequence is MVKIILILLAIYGFAQIDGGFPEDALARHNEHRKNHGCPDLKLDSDLSNECEAYAKTLAGKGKLEPTKLDGYTENLCMTIKKPLECIESWYMEKNLYDYNAPRLSSETEHFTAMIWKASNTLGIGLFTKDENHYVVARYKPKGNIKSEFKENIPKATGNADHSKSFCLAVLILVAVFIERN, encoded by the exons ATGGTGAAAATTATACTCATTTTGTTAGCTATTTATGGG TTCGCCCAGATCGATGGGGGCTTTCCTGAGGATGCCCTTGCAAGGCACAATGAGCACAGAAAAAATCACGGTTGCCCGGACTTAAAATTGGACTCGGACCTGAGCAACGAATGCGAAGCATATGCCAAG ACTCTGGCCGGGAAGGGTAAGCTGGAGCCAACGAAACTTGATGGGTATACAGAAAATTTGTGCATGACTATCAAGAAGCCGCTAGAATGCATAGAGAGCTGGTATATGGAAAAGAACCTGTACGATTATAATGCACCAAGATTGAGTTCGGAAACTGAACATTTCACGGCCATGATTTGGAAGGCTTCGAACACTCTGGGTATTGGCCTTTTTACAAA GGATGAAAACCACTACGTTGTGGCGCGGTACAAGCCGAAAGGCAATATTAAATCGGAATTCAAGGAAAATATTCCCAAGGCCAC TGGCAATGCGGATCATTCTAAGTCATTTTGCCTTGCTGTTCTAATTCTAGTTGCGGTTTTTATTGAACGTAATTGA
- the LOC117187321 gene encoding sulfhydryl oxidase 1-like, which yields MIPIRNSLPFATLLLLLLLLLATAKARARPNEATGEASLYNEADNVINADTNTLRDHLATVPKGKLVQFINIFCGDCQRFAPTFKGVARDLYKWQRVLSIYAVDCAQEKNVQICRDFQVLKTPTLRYFPPLYTGNGTGIDIPTVKPKEIKDLLVGYLAKDMNWILLYFDPLRSDSNAKTTIGDHKGPGQAAEYIALVLQPKGSNIGRDTIFELLPYPAVVVRLVDDAQIFANFGLTPQGQKLAILDLAGNVQALKAAQETSQAYAASIAEYLAQKGHTPVPPLPTTVAPKMRTVRNKEQQAILATVLRGGPAKIYRADLEQAIDKLLHIELPKAGLIQGSNLTALRDIIAVLRHLNPLNKDGQELLTNLHGFLLPINRLTGSEFADLVKSIEKKLEGNVFKAKRYVGCIASRPFLRGFTCSLWTLFHYLTVAAAKPPYYLQAGSVLSAIHGFAKHFFGCRDCADHFLALAERKHIDRVTDYDAEILWLWEAHNEVNKRLAGDTTEDPKFPKIQFPSKKYCPACSNENSQWNRTEVLKYLKSIYDNENLSPYGLPTTRGYP from the coding sequence ATGATTCCGATTCGGAATTCGCTGCCTTTTGCcacgttgctgctgctgctgctgctgctcttggcCACGGCCAAGGCCAGGGCCAGGCCCAATGAAGCGACAGGTGAGGCGAGTCTCTACAACGAGGCTGACAACGTGATCAATGCGGACACCAATACACTGCGCGACCATCTGGCGACAGTACCAAAGGGCAAGCTGGTGCAGTTCATAAACATCTTCTGCGGCGACTGCCAACGCTTTGCGCCCACCTTCAAGGGCGTGGCACGCGACCTGTACAAGTGGCAGCGCGTGCTCAGCATTTATGCCGTCGACTGTGCCCAGGAGAAGAACGTGCAGATCTGTCGCGACTTTCAGGTCCTTAAGACCCCGACGCTGCGCTACTTTCCGCCGCTATACACTGGCAACGGGACAGGCATCGACATACCCACTGTTAAACCAAAGGAAATTAAAGACCTATTGGTCGGGTATTTGGCCAAAGACATGAACTGGATCCTGCTGTACTTTGACCCCCTCAGATCCGACAGCAATGCTAAGACAACAATCGGAGATCACAAAGGTCCTGGCCAAGCCGCGGAGTACATTGCACTCGTCCTACAGCCGAAGGGCTCGAACATTGGCAGAGACACGATCTTCGAACTGCTACCGTATCCCGCGGTGGTCGTACGCCTTGTCGATGATGCCCAGATCTTTGCCAACTTCGGTCTGACGCCCCAAGGTCAGAAGTTGGCCATCTTGGACTTGGCCGGCAACGTCCAGGCGCTGAAGGCCGCCCAAGAAACGAGCCAGGCTTATGCGGCCAGCATTGCCGAGTATCTCGCCCAAAAGGGCCACACTCCCGTTCCCCCACTGCCCACGACTGTGGCACCGAAAATGCGCACTGTCCGGaacaaggagcagcaggcaATCCTGGCCACTGTGCTGCGAGGCGGACCGGCCAAGATCTATCGAGCTGATCTGGAGCAGGCCATCGACAAACTGCTGCACATAGAGCTGCCAAAGGCAGGCCTCATACAGGGCAGTAATCTGACGGCCCTGCGGGACATTATCGCCGTCCTGAGACACCTCAATCCCCTGAACAAGGACGGCCAGGAGCTGCTCACGAACCTCCATGGGTTCCTGCTCCCCATCAACCGCTTGACGGGCAGCGAATTCGCGGACCTGGTCAAGTCCATTGAGAAGAAGCTGGAGGGGAATGTGTTCAAGGCGAAGCGCTATGTTGGCTGCATTGCCTCGCGTCCCTTCCTGCGCGGCTTCACCTGCTCCCTGTGGACGCTGTTCCACTACCTCACAGTCGCGGCGGCAAAGCCACCGTACTACCTTCAGGCCGGATCCGTGCTCTCGGCCATACACGGCTTTGCCAAGCACTTCTTTGGCTGCCGGGATTGTGCCGATCATTTCCTGGCTTTGGCAGAGCGCAAACACATCGATCGGGTGACGGACTACGATGCCGAGATCCTCTGGCTGTGGGAGGCCCACAACGAGGTCAACAAGCGTTTGGCTGGCGACACCACCGAGGATCCCAAGTTCCCGAAGATACAGTTTCCCAGCAAAAAGTATTGCCCTGCCTGCAGCAATGAGAATTCCCAGTGGAATCGCACTGAAGTCTTGAAATATCTGAAGAGTATCTACGACAATGAGAACTTGAGCCCGTACGGTTTGCCCACCACAAGGGGATACCCATGA